A portion of the Rhodococcus pseudokoreensis genome contains these proteins:
- a CDS encoding bifunctional o-acetylhomoserine/o-acetylserine sulfhydrylase, producing the protein MTESIDPTANWSFETKQIHAGQTSDATTKARALPIYQTTSYTFDSTDHAAALFGLAEPGNIYTRIMNPTQDAVEQRIAALEGGVAALLLSSGQAAETFAVLNLAEAGDHIVSSPYLYGGTYNLFHYTLPKLGIEVSFVEDPDDLEQWRSAVRPNTKAFYGETIANPKNHILDIPGISKVGHDNGIPLIVDNTVATPYLLQPLKHGADIVVHSATKYLGGHGTAIAGVIVDGGTFDWTQGRHGNFTTPDPSYHGVVFADLGAPAYALKARVQLLRDLGSAVAPFNAFLIAQGIETLSLRVERHVANAQKVAEFLEARADVTSVSYAGLASSQWHERARQLTPKGPGAIVTFELAGGVDAGKKFVNALTLHSHVANIGDVRSLVIHPASTTHSQLTPEEQLAAGVTPGLVRLAVGIEGIDDILADLETGFAAAAV; encoded by the coding sequence GTGACCGAGAGCATCGATCCCACCGCCAACTGGTCGTTCGAGACCAAGCAGATCCACGCCGGGCAGACGTCCGACGCGACCACCAAGGCGCGGGCGCTGCCGATATACCAGACCACCTCGTACACGTTCGACAGCACCGATCACGCTGCCGCGCTGTTCGGTCTGGCCGAACCGGGCAACATCTACACCCGCATCATGAACCCCACCCAGGACGCGGTCGAGCAGCGCATCGCCGCTCTCGAAGGCGGCGTCGCCGCCCTGCTGCTGTCGTCCGGGCAGGCCGCGGAAACCTTTGCGGTACTGAACCTCGCGGAGGCCGGCGACCACATCGTCTCCAGCCCGTACCTGTACGGCGGCACGTACAACCTCTTCCACTACACGCTGCCCAAGCTCGGCATCGAGGTCTCGTTCGTCGAGGATCCGGACGACCTCGAGCAGTGGCGCAGCGCCGTCCGCCCGAACACCAAGGCGTTCTACGGTGAGACGATCGCCAACCCGAAGAACCACATCCTGGACATCCCGGGAATCTCGAAGGTGGGCCACGACAACGGGATCCCGCTGATCGTCGACAACACGGTGGCCACACCGTATCTGCTGCAGCCGCTGAAGCACGGGGCGGACATCGTGGTGCACTCGGCCACCAAGTACCTCGGCGGCCACGGCACGGCCATCGCAGGCGTCATCGTCGACGGCGGCACGTTCGACTGGACCCAGGGCAGGCACGGCAACTTCACCACCCCGGACCCGAGCTACCACGGCGTCGTGTTCGCGGACCTCGGCGCCCCGGCCTACGCACTGAAGGCACGCGTGCAGTTGCTACGCGACCTCGGCTCGGCGGTCGCCCCGTTCAACGCGTTCCTCATCGCCCAGGGCATCGAGACCCTCAGCCTGCGGGTGGAGCGGCACGTCGCCAACGCACAGAAGGTCGCCGAGTTCCTCGAGGCGCGCGCGGACGTGACGTCCGTGTCGTACGCGGGTCTGGCGTCCTCGCAGTGGCACGAGCGCGCACGGCAGCTCACCCCGAAGGGTCCGGGTGCGATCGTGACGTTCGAACTGGCGGGCGGCGTCGACGCCGGCAAGAAGTTCGTCAACGCGCTCACCCTGCACAGCCACGTCGCGAACATCGGTGACGTGCGCTCGCTGGTGATCCACCCGGCGTCGACGACGCACTCGCAGCTCACCCCGGAGGAGCAACTCGCTGCCGGTGTGACGCCCGGACTGGTCCGCCTCGCCGTCGGCATCGAGGGGATCGACGACATCCTCGCCGACCTCGAGACCGGATTCGCCGCGGCCGCAGTCTGA
- a CDS encoding acyl-CoA dehydrogenase family protein, with translation MGQVLDRIEAVAEEIRGQAVRSETECRLTDTAAGLLRDSGAIRLLQPKLYGGLEVHPREFAETVMGIAALDGASGWVAGIVGVHPWELAFAAPRVQEEIWGEDNDTWMASPYAPMGVATPVDGGYVLNGRWSFSSGTDHCQWAFLGAMVGDGEGGIALPPSSLHVILPRSDYQIVEDTWDVIGLRGTGSKDVIVEGAFVPGYRTLSASKVMDGRAQKEAGRPEPLFNMPYSCMFPLGITAAVIGITEGALACHIAVQKDRVAITGQKIREDPYVLSAIGESAAEIKASRVSLIETADRFYDKVDAGKEVTFEERAIGRRTQIAAAWRAVRAVDEIFARAGGGALHYKTPMQRFWRDAHAGLAHAVHVPGPTNHASALTQLGGEPQGMMRAMI, from the coding sequence ATGGGTCAGGTTCTCGACAGAATCGAAGCCGTCGCCGAGGAGATTCGCGGGCAAGCCGTCCGGTCGGAGACGGAGTGCCGGCTCACCGACACCGCCGCCGGCCTCCTGCGCGACTCCGGGGCGATCCGGCTGCTGCAGCCCAAGCTGTACGGCGGCCTCGAGGTGCACCCCCGCGAGTTCGCCGAGACCGTGATGGGGATCGCCGCACTCGACGGCGCGAGCGGGTGGGTCGCCGGGATCGTCGGCGTGCACCCGTGGGAACTGGCGTTCGCCGCCCCGCGGGTGCAGGAGGAGATCTGGGGCGAGGACAACGACACGTGGATGGCGTCGCCGTACGCGCCCATGGGTGTCGCGACACCGGTCGACGGCGGATACGTCCTGAACGGCCGGTGGTCGTTCTCGTCGGGCACCGACCACTGTCAGTGGGCGTTCCTCGGTGCGATGGTCGGCGACGGTGAGGGCGGCATCGCGCTGCCGCCGTCGTCGCTGCACGTGATCCTGCCGCGCAGCGACTACCAGATCGTCGAGGACACGTGGGACGTCATCGGACTGCGCGGAACGGGCAGCAAGGACGTGATCGTCGAAGGGGCGTTCGTCCCCGGTTACCGGACGCTGAGCGCGTCGAAGGTGATGGACGGGCGGGCGCAGAAGGAAGCGGGCAGACCGGAACCGCTGTTCAACATGCCTTACTCGTGCATGTTCCCGCTCGGCATCACCGCCGCCGTCATCGGCATCACCGAGGGCGCGCTGGCCTGCCACATCGCCGTGCAGAAGGACCGTGTCGCGATCACGGGCCAGAAGATCAGGGAGGACCCGTACGTCCTCAGTGCGATCGGGGAATCCGCCGCGGAGATCAAGGCGTCCCGGGTCTCGCTCATCGAGACCGCCGACCGGTTCTACGACAAGGTCGACGCGGGCAAGGAGGTCACGTTCGAGGAGCGTGCGATCGGACGCCGCACCCAGATCGCCGCGGCCTGGCGTGCGGTGCGTGCCGTGGACGAGATCTTCGCGCGCGCCGGCGGTGGCGCGCTGCACTACAAGACTCCGATGCAACGGTTCTGGCGGGACGCGCACGCCGGTCTCGCGCACGCGGTCCACGTGCCAGGGCCTACCAACCACGCGAGCGCACTCACCCAGCTCGGCGGCGAACCGCAGGGAATGATGCGCGCGATGATCTGA
- a CDS encoding Nramp family divalent metal transporter produces the protein MSIEAPSPLLPRRRRSRKGSLRTVALLGPAFVAAIAYVDPGNVAANLTAGAKYGYLLVWVLVLANAMAVLVQYLSAKLGLVTGKSLPEMLGTRLRTGNRRAFWLQAEAMAIATDLAEVIGGAIALNLLFGVPLFVGGLITGVVSMGILSIQSRRGQRTFEFVVIGLLTIITVGFLTGLAFTDVSGPDALAGLVPRFEGTETVLLAASMLGATVMPHAIYLHSALARDRHGNDLEGPRLARLLRVTKWDVVGALIVAGAVNIGMLLLAASALRGIPGTDSIDGAHAAIQNSLGPTVAVIFAVGLLASGLASTSIGCAAGSEIMYGLLSMRIPLLLRRVVTLIPALVVLAAGVDPTFALVLSQVVLSLCIPFAVVPLVRMTSDRDLMGVHRNATATTVAAWVAAALIVVLNVSLLWLTFTG, from the coding sequence GTGAGCATCGAGGCCCCCAGCCCTCTCCTCCCGCGCCGCAGGCGGTCCCGCAAGGGCAGTCTCCGAACGGTCGCGCTCCTCGGACCGGCCTTCGTGGCGGCCATCGCGTACGTCGACCCCGGCAACGTGGCCGCCAACCTCACCGCGGGCGCGAAGTACGGGTACCTGCTCGTCTGGGTGCTCGTGCTCGCCAATGCCATGGCCGTGCTGGTGCAATACCTGTCCGCCAAGCTCGGCCTCGTCACCGGAAAATCGCTGCCGGAGATGCTGGGCACGCGCCTGCGGACCGGCAACCGTCGCGCGTTCTGGTTGCAGGCGGAGGCGATGGCGATCGCCACCGACCTCGCCGAGGTGATCGGCGGCGCGATCGCGCTCAATCTCCTGTTCGGCGTCCCCCTGTTCGTCGGCGGCCTCATCACGGGTGTCGTGTCGATGGGCATCCTGTCGATCCAGAGCCGCCGCGGTCAGCGGACGTTCGAGTTCGTCGTGATCGGCCTCCTCACGATCATCACCGTCGGGTTCCTCACCGGACTCGCTTTCACCGACGTGTCGGGCCCGGACGCACTCGCCGGCCTCGTGCCGCGGTTCGAGGGCACCGAGACGGTGCTGCTCGCCGCGAGCATGCTCGGCGCCACCGTGATGCCGCACGCGATCTACCTCCACTCCGCCCTCGCCCGCGACCGGCACGGGAACGACCTCGAAGGCCCCCGCCTCGCGCGGCTGCTGCGGGTCACGAAGTGGGACGTGGTCGGTGCGCTGATCGTGGCGGGTGCCGTGAACATCGGCATGCTGCTGCTCGCCGCGTCGGCCCTGCGCGGCATTCCCGGCACCGATTCGATCGATGGCGCGCACGCCGCCATCCAGAACTCGCTCGGCCCCACCGTCGCGGTCATCTTCGCCGTGGGCCTGCTGGCGTCCGGTCTGGCCTCCACGTCGATCGGCTGCGCGGCCGGCTCCGAGATCATGTACGGACTGCTGTCGATGCGCATTCCGCTGCTGCTGCGCCGGGTGGTCACCCTGATCCCCGCGCTGGTCGTGCTGGCGGCCGGCGTCGACCCCACGTTCGCGCTGGTCCTCAGTCAGGTGGTCCTCAGCCTGTGCATCCCGTTCGCAGTCGTCCCCCTTGTGCGGATGACGTCCGACCGCGACCTGATGGGCGTCCACCGCAACGCGACGGCCACCACGGTCGCCGCCTGGGTGGCGGCGGCGCTGATCGTCGTGCTCAACGTGTCGCTGCTCTGGCTGACGTTCACGGGTTGA
- a CDS encoding serine/threonine-protein kinase encodes MPSRRGSPAASEQAWVSDTAVGDAVARFASAWESSSSAPDLVAYLPVSPALRRVTLVELIKVDLEKRWLRGDHPKRLAQYCEELPELRRWPLPPDLLYEEFHIRQRSGEPVEASEYTLSFPAQADELEELLGTGEYQSTLLHRGEPASTVSAGDAGALDDLEVGRRIDDFDLVTLLGRGAFARVFLARQRSLQRMVAVKISEDHGTEPQTLAQFDHDYIVRVFDQRLLAGRDLRLLYMQYVPGGTLLDVVARVRETPPESRSGAVLLDAIDRALVGRGEIRPSESGVRQEIATLTWPETVAWLGRRLAHALDYAGAHGVLHRDVKPANVLLTAEGVPKLADFNISFSGNIAGASPVAYFGGSLAYMSPEQLEAIHPDRPGTPGDLDTRSDLYSLAVVLWELLTGARPFDDSDAELHSHPPGDRTTLDAMLARRRGHDEPAAGELPADCPNALRRVLLKSLAPEPKDRYSSGAELAQQLDVCLDAHARDLVDPPPGSWRLRMRRWTHPIMFLAIAVPNFLAILYSYHHNSTLIISKLPPDAQENFVRITRIDYTIAFLIGTVGTVSMVIYLTVVAAGLRRGRVYSGAQLARARKDTLLLGQRCALLCLGLWVVTGIIVPITLEVSGSEVPWNTVVHFTASQLVCGAIAVVYPFFFVNFYAVRCLYPVFLRHGEISASDARMLRRLGRRSTFFLAAAAAVPLLGVAGATFIPPEDMPRVIVALRVLCVGSVVAFLGAYWMFRMLSEDLQALQRVVSGAPRHERSGLNP; translated from the coding sequence ATGCCCTCCCGGCGAGGTTCACCGGCCGCTTCCGAGCAGGCCTGGGTGTCGGACACGGCGGTCGGCGACGCCGTCGCGCGCTTCGCCAGTGCCTGGGAGTCCTCGTCGTCCGCACCCGATCTGGTCGCGTATCTGCCCGTCTCTCCAGCACTCCGCCGGGTCACGCTCGTCGAACTGATCAAGGTCGACCTGGAGAAGCGCTGGCTGCGCGGCGACCACCCGAAGCGGCTGGCGCAGTACTGCGAGGAGCTGCCCGAACTGCGGCGGTGGCCGCTGCCACCGGACCTGCTGTACGAGGAGTTCCACATCCGGCAGCGCAGCGGCGAGCCGGTCGAGGCGAGCGAATACACGCTGAGCTTCCCGGCGCAGGCGGACGAACTCGAAGAACTGCTCGGCACCGGCGAATACCAGAGCACCCTGCTCCACCGCGGGGAACCGGCGTCGACGGTGTCCGCAGGGGATGCAGGCGCGCTCGACGACCTCGAGGTCGGCCGTCGGATCGACGACTTCGACCTCGTGACCCTCCTCGGCCGGGGCGCGTTCGCGCGGGTGTTCCTCGCCCGGCAGCGGTCGCTGCAGCGGATGGTCGCGGTGAAGATCTCCGAGGATCACGGCACCGAACCGCAGACCCTGGCCCAGTTCGACCACGACTACATCGTCCGGGTCTTCGATCAGCGACTTCTCGCGGGCCGCGACCTGCGACTGCTGTACATGCAGTACGTGCCGGGGGGAACGCTGCTCGACGTGGTCGCGCGGGTGCGGGAGACGCCGCCGGAATCGCGCAGCGGCGCCGTGCTGCTGGACGCGATCGACCGGGCGCTGGTCGGCCGGGGCGAGATCCGGCCCAGCGAATCCGGGGTGCGCCAGGAGATCGCGACGCTGACCTGGCCCGAGACGGTGGCCTGGCTCGGCCGCAGGCTCGCGCACGCCCTCGACTACGCGGGCGCGCACGGCGTACTGCACCGCGACGTCAAACCCGCCAACGTGCTGCTGACGGCGGAGGGTGTCCCGAAGCTGGCCGATTTCAACATCAGTTTCAGCGGCAACATCGCCGGTGCCAGTCCGGTCGCCTATTTCGGCGGTTCGCTGGCCTACATGTCACCGGAACAGCTCGAGGCGATCCACCCGGACCGGCCGGGGACCCCCGGCGACCTCGACACCCGCAGCGACCTGTACTCGCTCGCCGTCGTCCTGTGGGAGTTGCTGACCGGCGCAAGGCCTTTCGACGACAGCGACGCCGAGTTGCACTCCCACCCGCCCGGCGACCGCACCACCCTCGACGCGATGCTCGCGCGGCGCCGGGGACACGACGAACCGGCTGCGGGCGAACTGCCCGCCGACTGCCCGAACGCGCTGCGGCGGGTGCTGCTCAAATCGCTGGCACCGGAACCGAAGGACCGGTACTCCTCCGGCGCCGAACTCGCCCAGCAGCTCGACGTCTGCCTCGACGCCCACGCCCGCGATCTGGTCGACCCGCCGCCGGGGAGCTGGCGCCTGCGGATGCGCCGGTGGACGCACCCGATCATGTTCCTGGCCATCGCCGTTCCCAATTTCCTGGCCATCCTCTACAGCTACCACCACAACAGCACCCTGATCATCAGCAAGCTGCCGCCCGACGCGCAGGAGAACTTCGTGCGGATCACCCGGATCGACTACACGATCGCGTTCCTGATCGGGACCGTGGGCACCGTGTCGATGGTGATCTACCTGACGGTGGTGGCGGCCGGTCTGCGCCGGGGGCGGGTGTACTCGGGCGCGCAACTCGCGCGTGCCCGCAAGGACACTCTGCTGCTCGGCCAGCGGTGCGCCCTGCTGTGCCTCGGGCTGTGGGTGGTCACCGGCATCATCGTGCCGATCACGCTGGAGGTGAGCGGCAGTGAGGTTCCGTGGAACACCGTCGTCCACTTCACCGCGTCACAGCTGGTCTGCGGGGCGATCGCCGTGGTCTACCCGTTCTTCTTCGTGAACTTCTACGCCGTGCGCTGCCTCTACCCGGTCTTCCTGCGGCACGGCGAGATCAGTGCCTCGGACGCCCGGATGCTGCGGCGGCTGGGGCGGCGCAGCACGTTCTTCCTCGCCGCGGCCGCCGCCGTGCCGCTGCTCGGGGTCGCGGGAGCCACGTTCATTCCGCCGGAGGACATGCCCCGGGTCATCGTCGCGCTCCGCGTCCTGTGCGTCGGCAGCGTCGTCGCGTTCCTCGGGGCCTACTGGATGTTCCGGATGCTGTCGGAGGACCTGCAGGCCCTGCAGCGTGTCGTGTCCGGCGCGCCGCGGCACGAACGATCCGGTCTCAACCCGTGA
- a CDS encoding TetR/AcrR family transcriptional regulator has product MPDKVETAASPQGDGRATRWEDHKAERRSRILEAAMEAINEDGPDVGVQQIANRADVPRSVVYRIFTDRGDLDEQLRGRIIERLMADLAPTLTPEGTVGEAIARAVETYLRWIVEYPRLHQFLGTGSPSRRTTGSRVVTGTKTAIALQLSGLLATVLDAVAGNSDLAESLAFGLVGLVDASVNRWLSNPQSPLGSDDLAEFLEVSIWQVLHGNLTRIGVTIDPSTPVSELQ; this is encoded by the coding sequence ATGCCGGACAAAGTGGAAACCGCCGCGTCGCCCCAGGGTGATGGCCGCGCCACGCGCTGGGAGGACCACAAGGCGGAACGCCGCAGCCGGATTCTCGAAGCCGCGATGGAGGCCATCAACGAGGACGGCCCCGACGTGGGCGTCCAGCAGATCGCGAACCGCGCCGACGTGCCGCGGTCGGTGGTCTACCGGATCTTCACCGATCGCGGCGACCTCGACGAGCAGTTGCGCGGCCGCATCATCGAACGGCTGATGGCGGACCTCGCTCCCACGTTGACCCCCGAGGGGACCGTCGGCGAGGCGATCGCGCGCGCGGTCGAGACGTACCTGCGGTGGATCGTGGAATACCCGCGGCTCCACCAGTTCCTCGGCACTGGATCGCCGAGCAGGCGCACCACCGGTTCGCGTGTGGTGACGGGCACGAAGACCGCGATCGCGCTCCAGCTGTCGGGTCTGCTCGCCACTGTCCTCGACGCGGTCGCCGGCAACTCCGATCTCGCCGAGTCGCTGGCGTTCGGGTTGGTGGGACTCGTCGACGCCAGCGTCAACAGGTGGCTGAGCAACCCGCAGTCGCCGCTCGGCAGCGACGACCTCGCCGAGTTCCTCGAGGTGTCGATCTGGCAAGTGCTGCACGGCAATCTGACGCGGATCGGCGTCACCATCGACCCGTCGACCCCGGTGTCGGAACTGCAGTAG
- a CDS encoding lipid-transfer protein → MGNRVFVVGVGMTKFEKPGAREWDYPDMAREAGGRALEDAGVEYGLVEQAYVGYVYGESTSGQRAVYELGLTGIPIVNVNNNCSTGSTALYLATQAVRSGQVDCALALGFEKMQAGSLGSTYDDREQPMMRHLLALAELQEFAMPPAPYMFGAAGKEHMERFGTTAEQFARIGVKNHRHSQNNPYAQFQDEYTLDEILGSKPIYGPLTKLQCSPTSDGSGAVVVVSEKFVDEHDLAGQAVEIVGQSMVTDLPSTFEDRSAISLVGADMTRTAAARVYEQAGIGPDDIDVIELHDCFSTNELLTYEALGLCGEGEGGKLVDNDDTTYGGRWVVNPSGGLISKGHPLGATGLAQCSELTWQLRGTAGKRQVDGAAVALQHNIGLGGAVVVTAYRAL, encoded by the coding sequence ATGGGTAACAGGGTGTTCGTCGTCGGCGTCGGGATGACGAAATTCGAGAAACCGGGTGCACGCGAGTGGGACTACCCCGACATGGCGCGGGAGGCAGGCGGGCGGGCGCTCGAGGACGCGGGCGTCGAGTACGGCCTCGTGGAGCAGGCGTACGTCGGATACGTGTACGGCGAGTCGACGTCCGGGCAGCGGGCCGTCTACGAACTCGGCCTCACCGGAATTCCCATCGTCAACGTCAACAACAACTGTTCGACGGGGTCGACCGCGCTCTACCTGGCCACCCAAGCGGTCCGCAGCGGTCAGGTCGACTGCGCGCTCGCGCTGGGCTTCGAGAAGATGCAGGCCGGTTCGCTCGGGTCGACGTACGACGACCGGGAACAGCCGATGATGCGCCACCTCCTCGCGCTCGCCGAACTGCAGGAGTTCGCGATGCCGCCCGCCCCGTACATGTTCGGCGCCGCAGGCAAGGAACACATGGAACGGTTCGGGACCACGGCGGAACAGTTCGCCAGGATCGGCGTGAAGAACCACCGCCACTCACAGAACAACCCGTACGCCCAATTCCAGGACGAGTACACGCTCGACGAGATCCTCGGCTCGAAGCCGATCTACGGGCCGCTCACCAAACTGCAGTGCTCCCCCACCTCGGACGGCTCCGGCGCGGTCGTCGTGGTGAGCGAGAAGTTCGTCGACGAGCACGACCTCGCCGGGCAGGCCGTGGAAATCGTCGGCCAGTCCATGGTCACCGACCTCCCGAGCACGTTCGAGGACCGTAGCGCGATCAGCCTGGTCGGCGCCGACATGACCCGCACGGCCGCGGCCCGGGTGTACGAACAGGCGGGCATCGGACCGGACGACATCGACGTCATCGAACTCCACGACTGCTTCTCCACCAACGAACTGCTGACGTACGAGGCGCTCGGCCTGTGCGGCGAGGGCGAGGGCGGCAAACTCGTCGACAACGACGACACCACGTACGGCGGCCGCTGGGTGGTCAACCCGTCCGGCGGCCTCATCTCCAAGGGCCACCCGCTCGGGGCCACCGGACTCGCCCAGTGCAGCGAACTCACCTGGCAACTCCGGGGCACCGCCGGCAAGCGGCAGGTCGACGGCGCCGCGGTGGCCCTGCAACACAACATCGGTCTCGGCGGCGCCGTCGTCGTCACCGCCTACCGCGCACTCTGA
- a CDS encoding SRPBCC family protein produces the protein MASVSVAASLPASPDKAWDALSNLSRWEEWLTIHQSWKSEIPTQVALGSKFTEVVSVMGMANKIEWTVTEVQVPEMVKISGTGMAGVTVEFTLKVEADGAGSKAIIDASFTGTMIVGPIGKAVAKNAKADLEASLAGFADMVG, from the coding sequence ATGGCTTCCGTTTCCGTCGCAGCGTCCCTGCCCGCCTCCCCCGACAAGGCGTGGGACGCGCTGTCCAACCTGTCCCGATGGGAAGAGTGGCTCACCATCCACCAGTCCTGGAAGAGCGAGATCCCCACCCAGGTGGCACTCGGTTCGAAGTTCACCGAGGTCGTCTCCGTGATGGGCATGGCCAACAAGATCGAGTGGACCGTCACCGAGGTGCAGGTGCCCGAGATGGTGAAGATCTCCGGCACCGGCATGGCCGGGGTGACCGTCGAATTCACCCTGAAGGTCGAAGCGGACGGCGCCGGGTCCAAGGCGATCATCGACGCGAGTTTCACCGGCACGATGATCGTCGGCCCCATCGGCAAGGCCGTCGCCAAGAACGCCAAGGCGGATCTGGAGGCGTCCCTCGCGGGGTTCGCGGACATGGTGGGCTGA
- a CDS encoding MaoC/PaaZ C-terminal domain-containing protein — MTTPTVEFDTSGLGEWTDSQRFEVTAERIAEYAAATNDPIERHLAGEVAPPVFAVVPAFTSMAPAALSVAPVELLMKLVHGEQDFHFHRPIRPGDNLVVRAKPIGFEGRANGSTVVVYVETVTDDGELVNEQWMTAFFRKVDAGAGLGEQAPGHRFDETLRGQAPVASITQHIDEDQTFRYSPASGDPMPIHLDDEIARMSGLPGIINHGLCTMAFTSWAALTELADGRVERLRRLAVRFAKPVLPGQDIATQFRQVAESTGGTTSYAYETAVGDELVIKDGLAVIADTET, encoded by the coding sequence ATGACCACCCCCACAGTCGAATTCGACACGAGCGGCCTCGGCGAGTGGACCGATTCGCAACGGTTCGAGGTCACCGCCGAGCGCATCGCCGAGTACGCCGCGGCCACCAACGATCCCATCGAACGCCACCTCGCGGGCGAGGTCGCGCCCCCGGTGTTCGCCGTCGTCCCCGCGTTCACGTCGATGGCACCGGCCGCACTGTCCGTCGCCCCGGTCGAATTGCTCATGAAACTCGTGCACGGCGAACAGGATTTCCACTTCCACCGCCCGATCCGGCCCGGCGACAACCTCGTGGTCCGCGCGAAGCCGATCGGTTTCGAGGGTCGCGCGAACGGATCCACCGTCGTCGTCTACGTCGAAACCGTCACGGATGACGGCGAACTGGTCAACGAGCAGTGGATGACCGCGTTCTTCCGGAAGGTCGACGCGGGCGCGGGCCTCGGCGAACAGGCGCCCGGACACCGGTTCGACGAGACGCTGCGCGGGCAGGCTCCCGTCGCGTCGATCACCCAGCACATAGACGAGGACCAGACGTTCCGGTATTCGCCCGCCTCCGGTGATCCGATGCCGATCCACCTGGACGACGAGATCGCCCGGATGTCCGGCCTTCCCGGAATCATCAACCACGGCCTGTGCACCATGGCGTTCACGTCGTGGGCGGCGCTCACCGAACTCGCCGACGGCCGGGTCGAACGCCTCCGCCGTCTCGCGGTGCGGTTCGCGAAACCCGTCCTGCCCGGCCAGGATATCGCCACGCAGTTCCGGCAGGTCGCCGAATCCACCGGCGGGACGACGTCGTACGCCTACGAGACCGCCGTCGGCGACGAACTCGTCATCAAGGACGGCCTCGCCGTCATCGCGGACACAGAAACCTAG
- a CDS encoding SDR family oxidoreductase, with the protein MGTLDGRVAVVTGAGRGIGREHALLFAREGAAVVVNDLGGANDGTGADAGPAQQVVDEIVAAGGSATANTDNVASWDGAEALVNQAVSEFGRLDVLVNNAGILRDAFIAGMTESQWDAVIAVHLKGHAATLHHAAAYWKARTKAGETVNASVINTASASGTFMPNAGQGNYGAAKAGIAALTLVAADELERYGVRVNAIAPIARTRLTLATPGMGALFAEEVPEGEFDAFSPANISPLVARLADANCKITGKVFAVQGGAISELAGWHDVTTIESDGPWTVADLADRLG; encoded by the coding sequence ATGGGAACACTCGACGGACGGGTAGCCGTCGTCACCGGCGCCGGACGCGGAATCGGCCGGGAGCACGCACTGCTCTTCGCACGCGAGGGCGCTGCGGTGGTCGTCAACGATCTCGGCGGCGCCAACGACGGCACCGGTGCGGACGCAGGCCCCGCGCAGCAGGTGGTCGACGAGATCGTCGCCGCGGGCGGCAGCGCGACCGCGAACACCGACAACGTCGCGTCCTGGGACGGCGCCGAAGCCCTCGTGAACCAGGCGGTGAGCGAATTCGGCCGGCTCGACGTCCTGGTCAACAACGCGGGCATCCTGCGGGACGCGTTCATCGCGGGCATGACCGAAAGCCAGTGGGACGCCGTCATCGCCGTGCACCTCAAGGGCCACGCCGCCACGCTGCACCACGCGGCCGCGTACTGGAAGGCACGGACCAAGGCCGGCGAGACCGTGAACGCGTCCGTGATCAACACCGCGTCGGCGTCGGGCACGTTCATGCCCAACGCCGGTCAGGGCAACTACGGCGCCGCGAAGGCCGGGATCGCCGCACTCACCCTGGTCGCGGCGGACGAACTCGAACGCTACGGCGTGCGGGTCAACGCGATCGCCCCGATCGCCCGCACCCGGCTCACACTGGCCACCCCCGGCATGGGCGCGCTGTTCGCCGAGGAGGTGCCGGAGGGCGAGTTCGACGCGTTCAGCCCCGCCAACATCTCCCCGCTCGTCGCGCGTCTCGCCGACGCGAACTGCAAGATCACCGGCAAGGTGTTCGCCGTGCAGGGCGGGGCCATCTCCGAACTCGCCGGCTGGCACGACGTCACGACCATCGAAAGCGACGGCCCGTGGACCGTCGCCGACCTCGCCGACCGGCTCGGCTGA